A genomic stretch from Lusitaniella coriacea LEGE 07157 includes:
- a CDS encoding bifunctional folylpolyglutamate synthase/dihydrofolate synthase — MNTSNSINSLLQPFKRFGVHLGLERIHQLSAKLDNPHQQFPIVHVAGTNGKGSVCAYLSSVLATAGYKVGRYTSPHLIDWTERICINNQPISSKKLEQAIIEVTEKINPEIEAETPTQFEVFTAAAWLYFARENVDIAVIEVGLGGRLDATNVRDRALVSVITSLSREHWQTLGPTLTDIAREKAGVLKPNCPAVIGQLPLEAKTVVEARIKELNCPVTWVEPAQKLEGNRARFEGNSVNLNAIEYPLSLLGEMQLMNSAIAIATLQQLQRQGWDISTEAIQRGMANTRWLGRVQWITWRDRELLIDGAHNPAAATALRQYVDTLNAPITWVMGILSTKDHADIFSALLRPGDRLYLVPVPDHSSADPEQLSAIARSRCPQLETCKTFPNLLSALENALARDRQIILCGSLYLVGYFLKLNQRSTKSP; from the coding sequence ATGAATACTTCAAACTCAATCAATTCTTTACTTCAACCCTTTAAGCGATTTGGCGTTCATCTCGGATTAGAAAGAATCCATCAGCTTTCAGCAAAACTAGATAATCCTCATCAACAATTTCCAATCGTTCACGTAGCAGGGACTAATGGAAAAGGATCGGTTTGTGCTTATCTTTCTTCTGTTTTGGCGACCGCAGGCTACAAAGTTGGACGCTATACTTCACCCCATTTAATAGATTGGACGGAACGAATTTGTATTAATAATCAACCCATTTCTTCAAAGAAATTAGAACAAGCCATTATTGAAGTCACGGAAAAAATAAATCCTGAAATTGAAGCAGAAACTCCAACACAATTTGAAGTGTTTACCGCCGCCGCTTGGTTGTATTTTGCACGGGAAAATGTCGATATTGCTGTCATTGAAGTGGGATTGGGGGGACGACTCGATGCTACCAATGTGCGCGATCGCGCGCTGGTTTCGGTTATTACTTCCCTAAGTCGAGAACATTGGCAAACTTTGGGACCCACTCTCACCGATATCGCTAGAGAAAAAGCAGGCGTTTTAAAACCAAATTGTCCGGCAGTTATTGGTCAACTTCCCCTCGAAGCAAAAACCGTTGTTGAAGCAAGAATCAAAGAATTAAATTGTCCGGTAACTTGGGTAGAACCCGCACAAAAATTAGAAGGAAATCGAGCAAGATTCGAGGGAAATTCTGTTAATTTAAACGCGATAGAATATCCCCTATCCTTACTCGGAGAAATGCAATTAATGAATTCCGCGATCGCGATCGCGACATTGCAACAACTCCAACGCCAAGGATGGGATATTTCAACCGAAGCAATTCAACGCGGAATGGCGAATACCCGGTGGTTGGGACGAGTACAATGGATAACCTGGCGCGATCGCGAACTCCTGATTGATGGCGCGCACAACCCCGCCGCAGCAACCGCTTTGCGACAATACGTCGATACCTTAAACGCACCCATTACCTGGGTGATGGGAATCCTCTCCACCAAAGACCACGCAGACATATTTTCCGCCCTACTCAGACCGGGGGATCGATTGTACCTCGTTCCCGTCCCCGACCACAGTTCCGCCGATCCCGAACAATTGAGCGCGATCGCGCGATCGCGCTGTCCCCAACTCGAAACCTGCAAAACCTTCCCCAATCTCCTCTCGGCATTAGAAAATGCCCTGGCGCGCGATCGACAAATTATCCTCTGCGGTTCCCTCTATCTCGTGGGTTATTTCCTTAAACTCAATCAAAGATCGACGAAATCCCCTTAA